In one Canis lupus dingo isolate Sandy chromosome 16, ASM325472v2, whole genome shotgun sequence genomic region, the following are encoded:
- the NACAD gene encoding NAC-alpha domain-containing protein 1 isoform X1: protein MPGEAARAEPLLPEAGGPGPQTESSCDVASATTPRGDRLEHCALTPGPSALALEFLPSKPGARPPPEGASWDAGPSGTPSAWAVPAEGSPSLGPPEARPAGGPPPATMEPRIVMGEETLRVPLLPRAALPELRDREGGHPSLNPPPALCSQGDPPVPCPVPDPESYFTPPSTPTETASALLLGPGSRRDARDAPAEPGDSPPASPSGSYITADGDSWASSPSCSLSLLAPAEGLDVPSGWGFSPQGSVADEQELPYTGPPGPPSPESSISADSSSSWGQEAHFFELDFLANDPMIPAALLPFRGSLIFQVEAVEVTPRAPEEEEEEEQEEEEASVPGGDAAGEGEDDSTFASSLQSLSDLSITEGMDEAFAFRDDTSAASSDPDSASYAGADDERLYSEEPHARPTALLHDSPGEPAPGICEEEASRATGRQAPGAKVAGPGQGSGRACAAAEAPHTPQEAPDLTGVTAQAWGQALGSILGRGPAAAGAVQSLQGDEHTALGPEPQTAPAVGALPPSPDSLQHLERRAGPDPGSEAPPLPLQAAGLPLGQGPAAEAKLQTLQTDAGCTPWMEPVATAARQEGQVTLGLRPACEQRDTEPQAWEQVQLDGLEPAADTGAPWASWGTVGPSKPATEAPEHPEPTTRALEHLELSMAALGRPEPVMEAPEHPEPAIEALEHPEPSTEASEHPEPSREAPEHSEPATKTLELLELSMEVPGHPEPTMEAPEHPEPAIEALECPEPSMEVPEHPEPATEASEHPEPATEALECLELSMEAPEYPEPATATPEHPEPATNTLELLELSMEAPRYPEPATEAPEHPQPSTEALECLELSMEVPERPEPAMEAPECPEPATKALECLEPSMEAPEHPEPATAAPEHLEPATEALERLELSMEAPRHPEPATEAPECPKLATEALECLELSMEAPGHPEPATEAPECPEPATEALECLELSMEAPRHPEPATEAPECLKPATEALECLELSMEAPGHPEPATEAPECPEPATEVLECLEPSTEASEHPELAKEAPECPEPATKALEHTEPSMEALEYPEPATEAPEHPEPATEALEHLELSMEVPEHPEPATKAPEHPELTTEALECLEPSMEAPEHPEPATETPECPEPATKAPEYLEPAIKALECLEPSMEAPGHLEPATEAPECPEPPTEALERPEPSMEAPQHPEPATKLQEHPEPAVEVPECPEPATEALEHPEPSMEAPEHPEPATKALEHPEPSMEAPGHPESATKALEHPEPSMEAPEHPEPATKALEHPELSMEAQEHPEPATKALEHPEPSMEAPEHPEPATKALEHAEPSMEAPEHPEPATEAPEYPEPATEAPECPEPATKALECLEPSMEAPGHSEPAIEAPVCLEPSTKTLERPEPSMEAPEHLEPAMEAPEHPEPATEALEHPEPSMEAPEYPEPAMEAPEHSDPAMEAPEHPEPATEAPECLEPATEAPEHPEPATEAPELLASAPEIPECPGAAAEARDSPKAASAREGAAEGPAAPEQGSRPGARVRAGARAEPRSAPGEAPGGESPGARGLEPVPQGAGKAAGQRGPGAHPAAWPRCPGAAEVGPRPEGGCRPEPVPSPPAASGQEPAPGPGGGGERARGVCGSPGVAAQLPGSPGRALAREPCTPGGPAEAALSPGVLGASCPCRGLREDLEAGEPLAGTPQAPAALSGTPGPPGAGPRGGLPPPAALPGPRTAPAGDTHAKDRAWRTAPPCQVPPGPRGPPAAGQQADQDSPEEDSPPRAPGSSPHSDSHGESSAEPEEHDASGVQPAQCPAQAPAAGGSEETVAKAKQSRSEKKARKAMSKLGLRQIQGVTRITIQKSKNILFVIAKPDVFKSPASDTYVVFGEAKIEDLSQQVHRAAAEKFKVPTEPSALVPESAPGPLRRPEEEEEEEEEEEEVDEAGLELRDIELVMAQANVSRARAVRALRDNQSDIVNAIMELTM from the exons ATGCCCGGGGAGGCCGCGCGCGCTGAACCGCTGCTGCCGGAGGCGGGCGGGCCGGGCCCCCAAACAG AGTCGTCCTGTGATGTGGCCTCGGCCACCACCCCAAGAGGGGACCGGCTGGAGCACTGTGCCCTGACCCCCGGACCCAGTGCCCTGGCCCTGGAGTTTCTGCCCAGCAAGCCGGGTGCCCGGCCCCCGCCAGAGGGAGCCAGCTGGGATGCAGGGCCAAGCGGCACCCCTTCAGCCTGGGCGGTCCCTGCAGAAGGCAGCCCTAGCCTGGGCCCCCCCGAGGCCCGGCCCGCCGGGGGTCCTCCCCCAGCCACCATGGAGCCCCGGATCGTGATGGGCGAGGAGACCCTCCGGGtgcccctgctgcccagggcagccctgccAGAGCTCAGGGACCGGGAGGGTGGGCACCCCAGCCTGAACCCACCCCCCGCGTTGTGTTCTCAGGGTGACCCTCCTGTGCCTTGCCCTGTCCCAGACCCTGAGTCCTACTTCAcgccaccctccacccccaccgaGACCGCCTCTGCCCTGCTCCTTGGCCCCGGGTCCCGCAGGGATGCCCGGGACGCCCCGGCGGAGCCAGGGGACTCGCCACCTGCCTCGCCCTCGGGCTCTTACATCACGGCAGATGGGGACAGCTGGGCCTCGTCCCCGTCCTGCTCCCTGAGCCTGCTGGCCCCAGCCGAAGGGCTGGATGTCCCCTCGGGCTGGGGCTTCTCCCCACAGGGGTCTGTAGCAGATGAGCAGGAGCTGCCCTACACggggccccccggccccccatcCCCGGAGTCCAGCATCTCAGCCGACAGCAGCTCTTCCTGGGGCCAGGAGGCCCATTTCTTCGAGCTGGACTTCCTGGCCAACGACCCCATGATCCCCGCCGCCCTCCTGCCCTTCCGGGGCAGCCTCATCTTCCAGGTGGAGGCCGTGGAGGTGACACCGAGGGCCCccgaggaggaggaagaggaggagcaggaggaggaagaggcctcTGTCCCTGGAGGGGATGCTGCTGGGGAGGGCGAGGACGACAGCACGTTTGCCTCCTCCCTGCAGTCCCTGTCCGATCTCTCCATCACCGAGGGCATGGACGAGGCCTTTGCCTTCCGGGATGACACCTCGGCGGCCTCCTCCGACCCCGACTCGGCCTCCTACGCGGGGGCAGATGACGAGAGGCTGTACAGCGAGGAGCCCCACGCACGACCCACGGCCCTGCTCCACGACAGCCCTGGCGAGCCTGCTCCCGGGATCTGCGAGGAAGAGGCCAGCCGAGCCACCGGGCGCCAGGCCCCAGGTGCCAAGGTCGCCGGGCCAGGCCAGGGCTCAGGCCGGGCATGTGCTGCGGCCGAGGCCCCTCACACCCCGCAGGAAGCCCCGGACCTCACGGGGGTGACCGCTCAGGCCTGGGGGCAGGCGCTGGGCTCCATTCTGGGTCGGGGGCCTGCTGCCGCGGGCGCAGTTCAGTCCCTGCAGGGGGATGAGCACACGGCCTTAGGCCCAGAGCCCCAGACTGCCCCAGCAGTGGGGGCCCTCCCACCAAGCCCCGACTCTCTGCAGCACCTGGAGAGACGGGCGGGCCCAGACCCTGGGTCTGAGGCCCCGCCCCTACCCCTGCAGGCCGCGGGCCTCCCCTTGGGCCAGGGACCCGCCGCTGAGGCCAAGCTCCAGACCCTGCAGACAGATGCAGGCTGCACACCATGGATGGAGCCTGTGGCCACTGCAGCCCGGCAGGAAGGACAAGTGACCTTGGGGCTGAGGCCAGCATGTGAGCAGAGGGACACAGAGCCTCAGGCCTGGGAGCAGGTCCAGCTGGATGGCCTGGAGCCAGCTGCAGACACGGGGGCACCTTGGGCCTCATGGGGAACTGTAGGCCCCTCCAAGCCTGCCACGGAGGCCCCAGAACACCCGGAGCCTACCACCAGGGCCCTAGAACACCTGGAGCTTTCCATGGCGGCCCTAGGACGCCCAGAACCTGTCATGGAGGCCCCAGAACACCCGGAGCCTGCTATCGAGGCCCTAGAACACCCAGAGCCTTCCACAGAGGCCTCAGAACACCCGGAGCCTTCCAGGGAGGCCCCAGAACACTCGGAGCCTGCCACCAAGACCCTAGAACTCCTGGAGCTTTCCATGGAGGTCCCAGGACACCCAGAACCTACCATGGAGGCCCCAGAACACCCGGAGCCTGCTATCGAGGCCCTAGAATGCCCAGAGCCTTCCATGGAGGTCCCAGAACATCCAGAACCTGCCACGGAGGCCTCAGAACACCCGGAGCCTGCCACTGAAGCCCTAGAATGCCTCGAGCTTTCCATGGAAGCCCCAGAATACCCAGAACCTGCCACGGCGACCCCAGAACACCCGGAGCCTGCCACCAACACCCTAGAACTCCTGGAACTTTCCATGGAGGCCCCAAGATACCCAGAACCTGCCACAGAGGCCCCAGAACACCCACAGCCTTCCACTGAGGCCCTAGAATGCCTAGAGCTTTCCATGGAGGTCCCAGAACGCCCAGAACCTGCCATGGAGGCCCCAGAATGCCCAGAGCCTGCCACCAAGGCCCTAGAATGCCTGGAGCCTTCTATGGAGGCCCCAGAACATCCAGAACCTGCCACGGCAGCCCCAGAACACCTGGAGCCTGCCACTGAGGCCCTAGAACGCCTGGAGCTTTCCATGGAGGCCCCAAGACACCCAGAACCTGCCACGGAGGCCCCAGAATGCCCAAAGCTTGCCACTGAGGCCCTGGAATGCCTGGAGCTTTCCATGGAGGCCCCAGGACATCCAGAACCTGCCACGGAGGCTCCAGAATGCCCAGAGCCTGCCACCGAGGCCCTAGAATGCCTGGAGCTTTCCATGGAGGCCCCAAGACACCCAGAACCTGCAACGGAGGCCCCAGAATGCCTAAAGCCTGCCACGGAGGCCCTAGAATGCCTGGAGCTTTCCATGGAGGCCCCAGGACACCCAGAACCTGCCACGGAGGCTCCAGAATGCCCAGAGCCTGCCACTGAGGTCCTAGAATGCCTGGAGCCTTCCACGGAGGCCTCAGAACATCCAGAACTTGCCAAAGAGGCCCCAGAATGCCCGGAGCCTGCCACCAAGGCCCTAGAACATACAGAGCCTTCCATGGAGGCCCTAGAATACCCAGAACCTGCCACCGAGGCCCCAGAACACCCGGAACCTGCCACTGAGGCCCTAGAACACCTGGAGCTTTCCATGGAGGTCCCAGAACACCCAGAACCTGCCACCAAGGCCCCAGAACACCCGGAGCTTACCACCGAGGCCCTAGAATGCCTGGAGCCTTCCATGGAGGCCCCAGAACATCCAGAACCTGCCACAGAGACCCCAGAATGCCCAGAGCCTGCCACCAAGGCCCCAGAATACCTGGAGCCCGCCATCAAGGCCCTAGAATGCCTGGAGCCTTCCATGGAGGCCCCAGGACACCTAGAACCTGCCACGGAGGCCCCAGAATGCCCAGAGCCTCCCACTGAGGCCCTAGAACGTCCAGAGCCTTCCATGGAGGCCCCACAACATCCAGAACCTGCTACCAAGCTCCAAGAACATCCAGAACCTGCCGTGGAGGTCCCAGAATGCCCGGAGCCTGCCACTGAGGCCCTAGAACATCCAGAGCCTTCCATGGAGGCCCCAGAACATCCAGAACCTGCTACCAAGGCCCTAGAACATCCAGAGCCTTCCATGGAGGCTCCAGGACATCCAGAATCTGCTACCAAGGCCCTAGAACATCCAGAGCCTTCCATGGAGGCCCCAGAACATCCAGAACCTGCTACCAAGGCCCTAGAACATCCAGAGCTTTCCATGGAGGCCCAAGAACATCCAGAACCTGCTACCAAGGCCCTAGAACATCCAGAGCCTTCCATGGAGGCTCCAGAACATCCAGAAC CTGCTACCAAGGCCCTAGAACATGCAGAGCCTTCCATGGAGGCCCCAGAACATCCAGAACCTGCGACGGAGGCCCCAGAATATCCAGAACCTGCCACAGAGGCCCCAGAATGCCCGGAGCCTGCCACCAAGGCCCTAGAATGCCTGGAGCCTTCCATGGAGGCCCCAGGACACTCAGAACCTGCCATAGAGGCCCCAGTATGCCTGGAGCCTTCCACCAAGACCCTAGAACGTCCAGAGCCTTCCATGGAGGCCCCAGAACATCTAGAACCTGCTATGGAGGCCCCAGAACACCCGGAGCCTGCCACCGAGGCCCTAGAACATCCAGAGCCTTCCATGGAGGCACCAGAATATCCAGAACCTGCCATGGAAGCCCCAGAACATTCGGACCCTGCCATGGAAGCTCCAGAACATCCAGAACCTGCCACAGAGGCTCCAGAATGCCTAGAGCCTGCCACAGAGGCCCCAGAACATCCAGAACCTGCCACGGAGGCCCCAGAACTGCTAGCGTCAGCCCCAGAGATCCCGGAGTGCCCAGGGGCTGCGGCGGAAGCCCGGGACTCACCGAAGGCCGCCTCTGCCCGGGAGGGAGCAGCCGAGGGTCCGGCGGCGCCCGAGCAGGGAAGCCGTCCCGGTGCCCGCGTGCGCGCTGGAGCCCGAGCTGAGCCCCGCTCGGCCCCGGGGGAGGCCCCAGGGGGTGAGAGTCCAGGGGCGCGCGGCCTGGAGCCGGTCCCCCAGGGAGCCGGGAAGGCTGCGGGGCAGCGTGGCCCGGGGGCGCATCCTGCGGCTTGGCCCCGGTGTCCCGGCGCTGCGGAGGTGGGACCGAGGCCGGAGGGCGGCTGCCGCCCAGAGCCAGTGCCCAGCCCGCCCGCAGCCTCCGGGCAGGAGCCCGCGCCGGGCCCCGGCGGTGGCGGGGAGAGGGCACGGGGGGTCTGCGGGAGCCCCGGGGTGGCAGCGCAGTTGCCAGGAAGCCCCGGCCGGGCCCTGGCCCGCGAGCCCTGCACCCCCGGGGGCCCCGCAGAGGCAGCCCTGAGCCCCGGGGTCCTCGGCGCCTCCTGCCCCTGCCGGGGCCTCAGGGAAGACTTGGAGGCCGGGGAGCCCCTGGCGGGAACCCCGCAGGCACCAGCTGCCCTCTCAGGGACCCCGGGACCTCCCGGGGCTGGGCCAAGGGGGGGCCTCCCGCCCCCTGCCGCCCTCCCTGGCCCCAGGACAGCCCCGGCGGGGGACACCCATGCCAAAGACCGGGCCTGGCGGACCGCGCCCCCCTGCCAAGTGCCTCCTGGGCCTCGGGGCCCCCCTGCCGCCGGGCAGCAGGCTGACCAGGACAGCCCAGAGGAAG ACTcgccccccagggccccaggatccaGCCCACACTCGGACAGCCACGGGGAGTCGTCGGCAGAGCCAGAGGAGCACGATGCCTCGGGGGTACAGCCAGCGCAGTGCCCAGCCCAG GCCCCCGCAGCCGGTGGCAGCGAAGAGACCGTGGCCAAAGCCAAGCAGAGTCGCAGTGAGAAGAAGGCCCGGAAG GCGATGTCCAAGCTGGGCCTGCGGCAAATCCAGGGGGTCACCAGGATCACCATCCAGAAGTCCAAGAACATCCTGTTTGTCATCGCCAAGCCCGACGTCTTCAAGAGCCCAGCCTCCGACACCTACGTGGTCTTCGGGGAGGCCAAg ATCGAGGACCTGTCGCAGCAAGTGCACAGGGCTGCCGCCGAGAAGTTCAAGGTGCCCACTGAGCCATCGGCCCTGGTGCCTGAGTCTGCGCCGGGGCCGCTGCggaggccagaggaggaggaggaggaggaggaggaggaggaggag GTGGATGAGGCGGGCCTGGAGCTCCGGGACATCGAGCTGGTGATGGCGCAAGCCAACGTGTCGAGGGCCAGGGCCGTGCGGGCTCTGCGGGACAACCAGAGTGACATCGTCAACGCCATCATG GAGCTCACCATGTAG